AATTCTTGTACCGCAGGGTAAATCTATTCGGGTAATCTTGCGTAATCGTACTAAAAATAGATACGATCATGAAGCTCCTCGTTACTTTACTGTTTAGTTTGTTTTTGTTGGTTGGCTGCACCACCAATCAGTTTTTAACCTCTAACCAATACTCCAACACCGAAATACCACTTTCCATCGTTTTGCCCGAAAGTAAATCGCCTTTAACGCATACGCAGGCTTTGCAGCGGGCTTCTGATAAAAAATTTAAAAAATACGCCGCTCAGCTTACCGACCAACCACCGCAAAAAATCTTGTTTTACAGCGGCGGTGCCGACAACCCCGACCAGGTACCTTATACCGCCGTGGGCAGTGTTATTAGCTTAGCCGATACCGTAAAAATTAAAAATTCGGGCTTTGCTAACCGTAGAGTAAACGAGCAGTCCTATCTGCACAAAACTACCATCGATAAAGCCAATAAGGTGGTATCGTCGGAGTACATTGTAAAAATGCCGACCGATTATTTTTACCTTTTTGCTTCGGCGCCCATAACTAAAGCTATCCGGCAAAACGAAGAAGCCATGATTATTGTGCAGGATAGTTTAAACCGGAAATACTCAGCGGCGATTAGCACTTTAAAATTTACAAAATAAAAACCAACGTTTAGAACTGCGGCAGCGCCGAACCTAGGTACGAGTTTAAGTTTTCGCGGGAAATTATTTCCAGGGGTAATAAATTAGTAGCGGGCGGTTCTTTTTTTAAAAAAAGATAATTTGCCAAATGCTGAATGCCCAGAAAAGTTTGGTGCCGGGAATTTTGATTGATTAAAAAGTCGATGGTGCCGGCTTGTAAATGTTGAATATTTTCGGGCAACAAATCGTAGCCAATTAACCGGATATCCGTCCGGTTTAATTTTTTTAAAATGGCGGCAATAGCGGCCGTGCCTTTAGATGTGGTTACAAACAAGCCTTTTATTTCCGCATCGCTTAACAGGATTTGTAAGTGTTCCTGCAGTTGGTTTTCTTCAGTTTCGTTAATATCTAAAGCCGAAATTTTAAAATCGGGTTGGTTTTTAACTTTAAAGAAATGTTCAAAGCCTTTTTGCTTATCTAATAAATGGATGGAGTTTTCGCTGGCTTCGTTTACGTGCAATACGGTAAAGGCGCCCGGTGCAGTTTGGCCCAAACTCATTAGTTCGGCGGCTACCCGGCCGCTATCAAAAAGGTTCTGCCCAATAAAGCTTAAAGGATGAATTTCCGGCAGGTTGGTGTTAAAAATTACAAACGGAATTTTGCTGGCCTGGCATTGGTGCAAAAAGTGTAAAGCTTCGTGGTAAAATATAGGAGCCAGCACAATGCCGTCGGGTTTATTTACATGGGCCGCTTGGGTAAGCTGCAGGAAAGATTCGTGGTGGTATAAATCAAAAAAGTAAGTTTCTACTTTTACATCGTACTGGTTCCATTCAACGGCAGCGTGCTGAATGCCCAGGTGCGCCTGCGCCCAATATTCGTCCTGGGCCGGGTCCGGAATAATAACCGCAATCCTAAACACTTTTTTAGTGCCCAGGGTGCGGGCAATTAAATTAGGTTTGTAATCTATTTCGCGTAGGGTACTTAATACTTTTTGCAAAGCTTCTTCCGATACTTTACCCCGGTTATGCAAAACCCGGTCTACGGTGCCAATAGAAACGCCGGCTAATTGCGCAATATCTTTAATCCTGATGTTTTTCTTTTCCATTTCTGAGGAGCTGCCTGGGAGTCCAATTTAAGAGAGAATCTATTACATTATAAAGGCCGTGAGGATTATTTTTTAAAAAAAGCAAATAGAAGCAATCCAAACTTTTATTTAAAATCAAAAAGGCAGGACAAACATACTTTCTTTGCTGCATTTTAGGCTTAATAAAGCCGAAATAAGGAATATTTCGGGAGAGTATAATTTAAAAAATTTAAAAAACAATAAACATTGTTGCCGTACACAATAAAAGTGTTGCCGCACACATATTATTTTTATGTTAAATTTTTAGTAAGTTTGCCTCAGCTTTTAGCCCGATAAAAACCTTCTTTTGTGTTTACTAAAATCAGAAGTTACGCTACTCTTCCATCCGGCATCACCCCGGAAAAGCAAACCTTCCATTTTTTCGATACAATCAAATATTCTGACTCTCCGCCTATGATTTTTTTAAATCATATCTTTTTTACTGCTACCAGCATATTCCGGTATGCTACCACCCATTCACTAATCAATTACACAACATGAAAAAAAAGTACAGTTTAATGTTATTCGGTGCTTTGCTCCTGTGCTGCCAGGTAAGCTGGGCACAACTCGTAGTAAAAGGCCTGATAACCGACGAAGCAAAACAGCCCATGCCGGGCGTAACTGTGTTACTTAAAGGAACTTCCACGGGTACCGCTACTAACGCCGAAGGAACTTATTCGTTACAGGTTCCTAACGGAAACGGAACTTTGGTGTTTTCTTTTATTGGTTATGTTACCAAAGAAGTAGCCATTAACAACCAAACAGTTATTAATACCAGTTTAGCCTCCGATGCACAAGCATTAAATGAGGTTGTAGTTACCGCTTTAGGTATTAAGCGGGAGCAAAAAGCGTTAGGTTATTCCGTTAGCACTGTTTCGGCGGAGCAGATTACCCAGGCAGGTAATACCAATTTTGCTTCGGCCTTGTACGGCAAAGCAGCCGGGGTAAAAATCACTACGGCTCCCGGTGGTGCTACCAGTGCCGCCAACGTGCAAATTCGGGGGATTAACTCTTTAAGTGGCAATACCCAGCCTTTATATGTGGTAGATGGTATTGTAATCCGGAACACCAGCGAAACCGGCGCCACTAATTTTAACAACGGCGGCTACTATAGCGATACTAAAATCCGCGGTAACGGGGTATTGGATATTAATCCGGCCGATATCGAATCTTTGAGTGTGTTAAAAGGCGCCAGCGCATCGGCTCTTTATGGTTCTGAGGCATCTAACGGGGTAATTGTAATTACTACCAAACGTGGAGCCAAAAACAAAGGCTTAGGCGTAGACCTGAACTACGTTTTCAACACCGAAGAAATAGCTTTCGGGCCAAAATACCAGAATGTTTACGGCCCAGGTTACGACCGCGAAACCAACTTGCAAAACGGTGCTACCGAAGAAGGCTGGATTCCGGTAGATTTAGATGGTGATGGCGTAAACGAAAGCCAGCGCCCTTATTTCCGGGCTTACGGTCAGTTTGGTCCTAAAATGGAAGGCCAACTGGTACCTTGGTGGGATGGCAGTATGAAAACGTACTCGGCCCGTCGGGATAATTACAAAGATTTTTATCGTAGGGGTTACAACTCGTCTATCAACCTGGCTTTATCGAACCAAACCGATAAATCGGCTTACCGCTTTTCTTTTACCCGTTTAGATAACGAAGGCATTCAGCGGGGTGGTAAATTAGAGCGGAACACCTTTAACCTGAACAGCAATTTAAAGCTGAACGATAAAATTAATACCGACATTATTGTTAATTACGTAAACTCTAAGGTACATAACCGGCCAGAGCAAATTAACCGCGTAACTGCTAACTACGGTGGCTTCTTTAGCCGTGCCGATGATATGCAAACTTACCTGGATAAATTCCAGACTTCTGCCGGTTATAAATATGTGCCTTACGATCAGCCGCAGCGCAATCCTTCTGAAGCCTTAAAATATAACATCCGGGCTACCGATTTAATGGATTTCTTATGGCGCCAAATTAAAAATAACGAAGACGAATACCAGAACCGCTTAATCTCCAGCGTTACCTTAAACTACGAAATCACGAAGAACCTGCGTTTCCGTGGCCGGGTTGGTAACGACTTTACTAGTATTAACATCGAGAACGAACAGTTTAATGAGTATCCATTGGCTTTTAATGGTACCAACAGCACCGGTTATTACGGGTTAAACAGCGGTCGTTACTCTATATTATATACTGATGAATTATTAACCTATTCTAATAAATTTTCTGATGATTTTGACTTCTCCGTGAGTGGCGGTTTTCAGGGTCGGCAGGAAACCCACCGGTATCAGTCTTCCGGAACCAACGGCGGTTTATTAGTCGAAAACTGGTTTAATTTAAATAACTCGCAAGGTTTTGTTACTACATCGGCCTGGCGCAAAGAATTAGTAAAATATGCCTTTTTAGGAATTGCTAATTTTGGCTTTAGAGAATACTTGTTTTTAGAAGCCACCGCCCGTAAAGAATACTCATCTACCTTGGCCCCTAAAAACAACAGCTATTTTTACCCATCGGTGAATGGTAGCTTTGTATTCTCGCAAGCCTTTAACATGCCTAAATTTTTAAGTTTTGGTAAGTTACGGGCCGGTTACGGCGTAGTAGCCAATGCCCCGGAAATTTATGCGGCTAATATTGCTTACAACCAAAATACCATTCAGTTCAACGGCAGCGGGGTTCCGGTTTTAAGTTCCATGACCTCTTACGGTAATAACGAAATTCGTCCGGAAGAAAAAAGAGAACTTGAGTTTGGTCTGGAAACCCGGATTTTAAACAACAAACTGGGCGTAGATTTAACCTACTACAACAGCCGGATGATTGACCAGATATTGCGGATGCAGTTACCTACAAGCACCGGTGCCAACGATGTATTAGCTAACCTGGGCGAGTTGCGCAGCTACGGTTATGAGCTGGCTTTAAATGCCACACCAATTGAAAAAAACATTAAATGGGACACCCGCTTTAACTTTGCCTTAAACCGCACCAAGGTGCAAAAATTAATGCCCGGTTTAGATCGGTTAACGTATTACGATGCGGATGGTGGTGCTATAAAAATGTACGCCGAAGTAGGCCAGCCTTTAGGTGATATTTACGTGCACCCCCGCGAAACCGATGCTAACGGTAACTTTATCATCGACGGCGATGGTTACTATACCCTAAGCACCGATTACGTGAAAGTAGGCAATACCTTACCAAAAATTGTAGGTGGTTTAGCCAATACCGTTTCTTTTAAAAATCTGTCTTTAAACTTTTTAGTAGACTATCGTTTAGGCGGTAAATTAGTTTCTACTCCTTTATTATATGGTAAAGGTTCTGGTTTATACGAAGAAACTTTGCAGCACCGCGATGCCGAACACGGCGGTATTCCTTACTACATTAACGAAGGCGGTGACAAAGTACGTTTACCTGACCACAACGCTACGGCGCCGAACAACGCCAAAGTGTACCACGATGGCGTATTGCTAGAAGGCGTTACTACCGATGGAACGCCAAACCAAACCATTGTTGATGCGGCCAACTATTACCTGAACACGTACGGTTGGAGCACCGGTTGGTACGAAAACGGTGCGGTCTTTAAAAATTCTTACGTTAAAATGCGGGAACTTACTTTAAGCTATAATCTGCCGCAAGCCTTAGCTTCTAAACTTCGCTTCCAGAACATGTCGGTGTCGTTGATTGGCCGTAACCTGTTCTACTTCTGGAAAACAGTACCACATTTAGATCCAGAAACGGGTATTGGTACTTCCTGGAACCGCCAGGGCGTGGATGAAGGCTCTATGGCTCCAACCCGTAGCTATGGCGTTTCGCTGCATGTTTCGTTTTAATTCCTGTTTTATTTAACAGATTTAATTTTGCTATTATCATCATGAAGAAAATAATAATAAATATCGGTTGCGCCGTAACGCTGTTAACTGGATTAGGCGCCTGTACCGATAAGCTGGAAGAATTGTACGTTGATCCGGGAACCACTTCGGTACCCGCTATCGATAAGTTTTTTACCCGGATGCTCAACAACGGACGGGTACGACCCGACTACTGGGAAATCCGGACCTTTGCTTTACCGCACACCGTTAAATATACTCAAACGGCCAGCTATGTAAATGGTACTAAAATGTACCAGCAACAGCTTTCGTATTTGCAAAATCGCTGGGACGATTATTACACTCCCGGTACCAACGGTGGTGGCATTATGGCTCAGTACCGCGAAATTGAAAAAAACTACGCGGGTTTATCGGATGCAGATAAGAAAAATTTTGAAGTAATGGTGCAGGCAGCCAAAGTGGTGTTCCTGGATCAAACTTCGCAGATGGTGGACCTATGGGGCGATATTCCGTTCTCCGAAGCTGGATCAATTAATGCTACCGGCCAGGTTGTACGCCCGAAGTTTGATGATGCCAAAGCAATTTATGAAATTGTTTTAACCGGTTTAAAAGAAGCATCGGATTATTTCGCTACCGCCCAGTTAGAATCTTTAGCAAAAGCTACTTTTCAGAAGCAGGATATTTTGTTGGGCGGCGATGTGGACAAATGGCGCCGTTATACAAATTCCTTGCGCTTGCGGTTGTTAATGCGTACCTCGTTTGTAGATGAAACCCGGGCTAAAGCCGAAGTAGCCGCTATTTTGGCCGATCCAGTAAAATACCCTCTGGTAGACGATGCGAAATATGATGTATTGTTAAAACCATTGGATAGCAATACCGGTAGCTTGGAAAGTTCGCTGAATGATTTATCGGGTTATGCAGCCCCGGCTACTTTGCTGGAAGGCGTTTTAAAACCAGCCAACGATTTACGTATTCCAGTATTGTACGATAAAGGCGTTCGGCGGGAACAAGGTAAATCTATCCGGAACGAAGATTACTTTGGCATGCCGGTAAATTTACCATCAGCGGAACAAGAAGCAAACATTAGCCAAGGCAAATACGCCGTTCTGGACTCAGCTACTTTTATCCGGAACAGCAAGTTACCCGGTATTGTATTTACTTCTTCTGAGGTATCTTTCCTGAAAGCCGAAGCTTTTGAGCGGTGGGGTGGGGGCGATGCCAGCACCGCTTATCAGAATGGAGTTCGCCAGTCGGTTAATTTTTATTATAATTTAAATAGTACCAGTAATGCCGGCCGAAACGCTGAAAAAGCGCCTGCCGATACCACCATCGCCAAGTTTTTAGCAAATCCGGCTATGGAGTACACCGGTGGACAGGAAGAAAAACTAGCTAAAATCTGGACGCAAAAGTGGGTGCATTTGGGCTTACTGCAATCGGTACAAAACTGGGCCGAAGTAAGAAGAACAAAAACCCCAGCCTTACCATTCCAGGAAGATTCCAGTACGCCAGCGGAAAAATTACCTCCGTCGCGCTTGCTTTATCCAGCTACGGAAAAAAGTTTGAACACGCAAAATTATAACCAGGTAGCTGCCAAAGATCTGCCTACGGTTAAAATTTTCTGGGACGTGAAGTAAGATGGAGATTTAAATTTATTTGAAGTAAAAAAGAGGCCGTGTTATCCGGCCTCTTTTTTTTATTTTTTAAATTTCTGTTGCATCATCCAATTTGTTCTATTACCTGGTCTAACTATGGCTCGAATTTACTTCTGTGACTTACGAATAATAAAGTAGATTCTTGTTCGCATAGCTGCTGCCAGTGCTTTAAGCTGTTTCATTGCTTGCGTATTTGCTCTTTTTGTCTGGCTATAAATACCCTTCCGCCTACGGCACCTTCCCTAAAAACAGGGAAGGAGATGCGGTTAGTCCGGAATGATATATCCTAACGTTAAGAACTCGCTGAACAACGGAACAGTTTAGCCTCATTGCTTACATCTGTCATTGGCTATCATTTACAGAGCTGGCAAGTAGAATTTTAAATTTTTAAAAATTTAATAAACTCGATGGCGCGAGAGTTCCGCTCGTGTCTAGAATGAGGCCTCTGGCCGGGCGAACCGATAAACAATAATTAAAAGCCAATCAGCATCAAACTCTCACCGGCCAGAAGCCGGACGATTAGCATCACGAGCGTAGATGCTCGCGAAAGACTGGGGACATTCAGTTTTTTCTTTGGATGGAGTAGGATTAATTTCTACTAAAGGATGTTGGTAAAACCAAAAAGCTCTCCGCCTTAGATAAGGAGGGGTTAGGGATGGTTGATTTGTGGGGAGTGCTGTTAATTTTTTCAAAATCATTTATCACGGTACAAAGCAACTTTAGTAAAGCGTGCCAGCCACCCGAAAAGCTATTGAACCTATTGGGTTTAGAAGTACCTTCCTGCATTTCACTTTCATCCATTTACTATTAGCAAAGAATAGCCTATCTTTTTGAATTGGTCGTTAGAGTGATAAACTATATGGATGGTACTAACAAAAAAAAGACTACTGATTTCAGTAGTCTTTTTTAATAAAATAAAAAACAGGTAATTATTTATCCCACCAAACCCGGGAGGTAAGTAAATCGCCACCTTGTAAGCTGGCAACGCCCGATTGCAAACCGGCTGGGTTGTTAGAAATTTCTGAGGCCGGATAAATCATGCGGCGCGGAATGGTAGCATTGGTAATATTACCAGGATAGTTTACCGGGGTTAACTCAGGGTAACCAGAACGGCGCCAGTTAAACCAGCCCTCGATAAAGTTAAAGGTAGTAGAGGTTTCGAGCCAGTATTGTTCGTTAATCTGCTTCAGTGGATTTTCGGTGCCCAATGGATTGGCCGTTACGTATGTAGAAATAGCTGCGTCGTTAATGGTAGCCGCGGCATCTAATTGCGCCAGCGACTGCATGGCACCACGTAAACCATTAGCGTAATGTTCGCCTGCTGTACTACCTACATTCCAGCCCCGGGTAGCTGCTTCCGCTAATAAGAACTCGGTTTCGGCGTAGGTCAATATAAAGTTAGCCCCATTCCGTTTCATGTAAACGTTTACCCGCGGGCGAGAATAGTTACCTAATGGAGCAACGTCACTGCCCGTACCGGTAGCGCCAGGATAATTCGGGTGTTTCCGGATATCGAAAGCGCCACCAGATAAATCATAACCGTTGGGCATACCTACCTGTACTGCGGCACTGGTATTGCCAGTTAAGCCTTGGTTCGCGTTGTTAATGGCACCTGCTTGCGGAATTTCACCAATTACCCCTAAACGTGGGTCATTTTGCGCCCGTAAGTAGTCAATTAACGTCTTGCTCCATCTTACTTCCCGAAAATCATCGGGAGTCAATAAAGCGCCGGTGGTGCTGTTTTGAGTATCGCCGTTTGCCGCATCGGTAATTACAAAACCGTTGTCGGCGGTGCTGGCGAAGGTGCCGGCCGCAGCAGCTTTCTCGGTCCAGGATTGGGCCGTAGCCGGATCAACTTTTGTTAAGCGCATGGCTACCCGAACCATTAAAGAATAACCAAACTTTTTCCATTTGGCTACATCGCCGGCATAAATCAGGTCGCCGGTAGGTTTAGGGGCTGCTGCATCCAGGCTGTTAATGGCCGCTTCCAGTTTCGGCAGCAAGTCCATGTAAATATCCTGTTGCTTGTCGTATTTCGGGGTAGTAATACCTTCGGCGGCTTGTAACGCTTCGGTATACGGAATGTCGCCGTAAGTATCGGTAATGCGTTGGAAAATCAATACCCGCATGATGTTACTGATAGCAATCACATTTTTAAAACGGGCCGGATCCTGGGTGTTCGCAATTAAAATGGCTTGATTTAAACGGCTTAATGAGGTATAACCATCATTAAAAATACGACCCTGGTAATCGGTAAAGTTACCGGCGTTAATGTATTTGTCGCCGTTGCCGTAATAATTGTAGGTGCTGGCTAAAGCTTGAATGCCGGTAGCCTGGTACAATAACTGCGCGTAACCGGTATTGGAGAAACCTAATTGTGCATCAGCCAGCAAAAAGTTAGGGTTAAACTGGCTAGCATTAGCCGCATTTGGATTGGTATTTACTTCGTCTAAGTGGTCCTCGGAGCAAGCCGGGGCCAATAGTACGGAAGCAAGAGCTAAATATAGAAAAGTCTTTTTCATCAGAAAATTATTTGA
The sequence above is a segment of the Adhaeribacter swui genome. Coding sequences within it:
- a CDS encoding LacI family DNA-binding transcriptional regulator — protein: MEKKNIRIKDIAQLAGVSIGTVDRVLHNRGKVSEEALQKVLSTLREIDYKPNLIARTLGTKKVFRIAVIIPDPAQDEYWAQAHLGIQHAAVEWNQYDVKVETYFFDLYHHESFLQLTQAAHVNKPDGIVLAPIFYHEALHFLHQCQASKIPFVIFNTNLPEIHPLSFIGQNLFDSGRVAAELMSLGQTAPGAFTVLHVNEASENSIHLLDKQKGFEHFFKVKNQPDFKISALDINETEENQLQEHLQILLSDAEIKGLFVTTSKGTAAIAAILKKLNRTDIRLIGYDLLPENIQHLQAGTIDFLINQNSRHQTFLGIQHLANYLFLKKEPPATNLLPLEIISRENLNSYLGSALPQF
- a CDS encoding SusC/RagA family TonB-linked outer membrane protein, with amino-acid sequence MKKKYSLMLFGALLLCCQVSWAQLVVKGLITDEAKQPMPGVTVLLKGTSTGTATNAEGTYSLQVPNGNGTLVFSFIGYVTKEVAINNQTVINTSLASDAQALNEVVVTALGIKREQKALGYSVSTVSAEQITQAGNTNFASALYGKAAGVKITTAPGGATSAANVQIRGINSLSGNTQPLYVVDGIVIRNTSETGATNFNNGGYYSDTKIRGNGVLDINPADIESLSVLKGASASALYGSEASNGVIVITTKRGAKNKGLGVDLNYVFNTEEIAFGPKYQNVYGPGYDRETNLQNGATEEGWIPVDLDGDGVNESQRPYFRAYGQFGPKMEGQLVPWWDGSMKTYSARRDNYKDFYRRGYNSSINLALSNQTDKSAYRFSFTRLDNEGIQRGGKLERNTFNLNSNLKLNDKINTDIIVNYVNSKVHNRPEQINRVTANYGGFFSRADDMQTYLDKFQTSAGYKYVPYDQPQRNPSEALKYNIRATDLMDFLWRQIKNNEDEYQNRLISSVTLNYEITKNLRFRGRVGNDFTSINIENEQFNEYPLAFNGTNSTGYYGLNSGRYSILYTDELLTYSNKFSDDFDFSVSGGFQGRQETHRYQSSGTNGGLLVENWFNLNNSQGFVTTSAWRKELVKYAFLGIANFGFREYLFLEATARKEYSSTLAPKNNSYFYPSVNGSFVFSQAFNMPKFLSFGKLRAGYGVVANAPEIYAANIAYNQNTIQFNGSGVPVLSSMTSYGNNEIRPEEKRELEFGLETRILNNKLGVDLTYYNSRMIDQILRMQLPTSTGANDVLANLGELRSYGYELALNATPIEKNIKWDTRFNFALNRTKVQKLMPGLDRLTYYDADGGAIKMYAEVGQPLGDIYVHPRETDANGNFIIDGDGYYTLSTDYVKVGNTLPKIVGGLANTVSFKNLSLNFLVDYRLGGKLVSTPLLYGKGSGLYEETLQHRDAEHGGIPYYINEGGDKVRLPDHNATAPNNAKVYHDGVLLEGVTTDGTPNQTIVDAANYYLNTYGWSTGWYENGAVFKNSYVKMRELTLSYNLPQALASKLRFQNMSVSLIGRNLFYFWKTVPHLDPETGIGTSWNRQGVDEGSMAPTRSYGVSLHVSF
- a CDS encoding SusD/RagB family nutrient-binding outer membrane lipoprotein; translated protein: MKKIIINIGCAVTLLTGLGACTDKLEELYVDPGTTSVPAIDKFFTRMLNNGRVRPDYWEIRTFALPHTVKYTQTASYVNGTKMYQQQLSYLQNRWDDYYTPGTNGGGIMAQYREIEKNYAGLSDADKKNFEVMVQAAKVVFLDQTSQMVDLWGDIPFSEAGSINATGQVVRPKFDDAKAIYEIVLTGLKEASDYFATAQLESLAKATFQKQDILLGGDVDKWRRYTNSLRLRLLMRTSFVDETRAKAEVAAILADPVKYPLVDDAKYDVLLKPLDSNTGSLESSLNDLSGYAAPATLLEGVLKPANDLRIPVLYDKGVRREQGKSIRNEDYFGMPVNLPSAEQEANISQGKYAVLDSATFIRNSKLPGIVFTSSEVSFLKAEAFERWGGGDASTAYQNGVRQSVNFYYNLNSTSNAGRNAEKAPADTTIAKFLANPAMEYTGGQEEKLAKIWTQKWVHLGLLQSVQNWAEVRRTKTPALPFQEDSSTPAEKLPPSRLLYPATEKSLNTQNYNQVAAKDLPTVKIFWDVK
- a CDS encoding SusD/RagB family nutrient-binding outer membrane lipoprotein; translated protein: MKKTFLYLALASVLLAPACSEDHLDEVNTNPNAANASQFNPNFLLADAQLGFSNTGYAQLLYQATGIQALASTYNYYGNGDKYINAGNFTDYQGRIFNDGYTSLSRLNQAILIANTQDPARFKNVIAISNIMRVLIFQRITDTYGDIPYTEALQAAEGITTPKYDKQQDIYMDLLPKLEAAINSLDAAAPKPTGDLIYAGDVAKWKKFGYSLMVRVAMRLTKVDPATAQSWTEKAAAAGTFASTADNGFVITDAANGDTQNSTTGALLTPDDFREVRWSKTLIDYLRAQNDPRLGVIGEIPQAGAINNANQGLTGNTSAAVQVGMPNGYDLSGGAFDIRKHPNYPGATGTGSDVAPLGNYSRPRVNVYMKRNGANFILTYAETEFLLAEAATRGWNVGSTAGEHYANGLRGAMQSLAQLDAAATINDAAISTYVTANPLGTENPLKQINEQYWLETSTTFNFIEGWFNWRRSGYPELTPVNYPGNITNATIPRRMIYPASEISNNPAGLQSGVASLQGGDLLTSRVWWDK